One Amaranthus tricolor cultivar Red isolate AtriRed21 chromosome 10, ASM2621246v1, whole genome shotgun sequence genomic window carries:
- the LOC130824919 gene encoding uncharacterized protein LOC130824919: protein MKHSKARNVIERCFGLLKGRWGILRTPSFFRIRTHGRIVQVCVLLHNLIRKHMPTDYTMYWDSDSEEGESDDEGLDDEVELITQIATTDAWTTYRNNLAQNMFNNWRLSHSSQT from the coding sequence ATGAAACATTCTAAGGCAAGGAATGTTATTGAGAGATGTTTTGGACTATTAAAAGGAAGGTGGGGTATTCTTAGGACCCCATCCTTCTTTCGAATACGTACTCATGGGCGTATAGTTCAAGTATGTGTACTATTACACAATCTTATTCGAAAACATATGCCAACAGATTACACAATGTATTGGGATTCCGATAGTGAAGAAggtgaaagtgatgatgagggcCTAGATGATGAAGTTGAGTTGATTACTCAAATAGCTACTACGGATGCTTGGACTACTTATCGGAATAACTTAGCACAAAATATGTTTAATAATTGGAGACTTAGTCATAGTAGCCAAACATAA